A stretch of the Lolium perenne isolate Kyuss_39 chromosome 3, Kyuss_2.0, whole genome shotgun sequence genome encodes the following:
- the LOC127344151 gene encoding EID1-like F-box protein 3: MSEGWTRNTRQFRGESSGGGGIGSASYRGGGSGGGIGSPRYSGVNTGILDEQVLSLVFRSINFDPQALCTAASVSRRLRAVAERVLWRELCISRAPRMVAALTASAATGLGPPPGRIGGGWPALAKMLSFCCGAAAGTPVPVPGHITKVSRFSKTSGRSFLPRRCRGDLLYVSDPCEHAVAGAAGDDLGAYRGVFRWFMRSRTRACLLGRQAALDPRVRCPYCGARVWNMVVARLVPRGAARRMGSDEGRLEYYVCVSGHVHGTCWLAHLTSSDGDHHAHGSDDDASSSGDDGDEDGHAAP, translated from the coding sequence ATGAGCGAAGGGTGGACGCGCAACACGCGCCAGTTCCGCGGCGAgtccagcggcggcggcggcattggCAGCGCCAGCTACcggggcggcggcagcggcggcggcattGGGTCCCCGCGCTACAGCGGCGTGAACACGGGGATCCTGGACGAGCAGGTGCTCTCGCTCGTCTTCCGCTCCATCAACTTCGACCCGCAGGCGCTCTGCACGGCCGCCAGCGTCAGCCGCCGCCTGCGCGCCGTCGCGGAGCGCGTGCTCTGGCGCGAGCTCTGCATCTCCCGCGCGCCGCGGATGGTGGCGGCGCTCACGGCGTCCGCCGCGACCGGCCTCGGCCCGCCCCCGGGCCGCATCGGCGGCGGCTGGCCGGCGCTCGCGAAGATGCTCTCCTTCTGctgcggcgcggcggcgggaACACCCGTCCCCGTTCCGGGCCACATCACCAAGGTCTCGCGCTTCTCCAAGACCTCCGGCCGGAGCTTCCTGCCGCGCCGGTGCCGGGGCGACCTGCTCTACGTGTCCGACCCGTGCGAGCACGCGGTGGCGGGCGCCGCGGGCGACGACCTCGGCGCCTACCGCGGCGTCTTCCGCTGGTTCATGCGCTCCCGGACCCGGGCGTGCCTGCTGGGCCGCCAGGCCGCGCTCGACCCGCGCGTGCGCTGCCCCTACTGCGGCGCGCGCGTCTGGAACATGGTCGTCGCCAGGCTCGTGCCCCGCGGCGCCGCACGGCGGATGGGATCCGACGAGGGGCGGCTCGAGTACTACGTCTGCGTCAGCGGACACGTCCACGGCACCTGCTGGCTCGCGCACCTCACCTCCAGCGACGGCGACCACCACGCCCACGGCTCAGACGACGACGCGTCCAGCTCCGGAGACGACGGCGACGAGGACGGCCATGCCGCGCCGTGA